aacaaaaataaataaataaattaccaaCTAATGCTCTTTACCTTCCCCATCTAGAGTTGCAAAAGTACAAGCTTGGATGATCAGATGTTTTGTGTTACTGTGTTACCTATTAATTTTTATGTTTACAAAtgatttttgttggattttttggtTTCATATTTATAAATGTAAATTTAGGTTAGTCAAATGTTCATATTTCTTACTTAGTTGAGCAATCTCCTATTTTATTCGTAAAAGTTCACTTGTGAGATGGAAGCTATTCATGGaatatttttcttctatcttttaggcTCTCATAAGGAATGCATTTTTAATGATGTACTTGTATGATCATGTCTAGATAAGGTCCCTTACTTTATATGGACCCACCCTCTTTTGTAATGAAGAGAGATTGCATTTCCAAATACAAAGGCAAAATAATCTATCCATTCATCAAGAACCCACAATCTTCAATCAAAAGACTAAACACCCTTATACACTTTATTTGTTTTCAAGAATCATaaatataatcatttaaatataaaaataatttacaaaaatattattGACAGTAAATCTAACATTCAACTTGAAGCATACACATATCAAATCAGCTCTAAGCACGCAAGTATCTGATTTGAACACAGATGTAGATACTTTGTACACTTCTAATAATATGAAAACATTTAATATTATAAGACATAGTTGAATACGATCAAAGTCATGTAGAAATAAGAAGCTGCAACACTGTATCAGACTTGCAAAAGCAACTTTCCCAAACCTTATTTATCGTTCTCATTGCTATGGTAGTATAGGATAGCAAGCCACTTGGTTTTGGACCGGCGCACCAAGTCCAAAAGCCCCCATCTTTCTAATTTTATCCACACGTATTCCCCCAGACGGTCAGAAAGAAAAGGAAGTAGACCGTTCAGGTGGTTAAACCTAGCCTTCTTCACTGTAAACTTTGCAGCCATGTAGAAAAAAGTGAAATTACCACAGAAGCAGATGATCAAGCACGCCCCAAGAATGAACCAAGCCAGCTCGGGATTCATGTTGGAAAGCATGGCATACACTGCAAGCATGAAGCCATAGGCCGTAAAGGCAAACGTGGCACAAACCAATAGGTTGGTAATACAGAGGAACAATACCTTATTTCCCGTGGTAATAGGTGTACTCATCTGCCACATCAGCACCACTAAGAGCGACAGAAAGAATGCCACACAATCAAAGATGAGAAAAACCTTGAAGGAGGCCAACGGAAGCAGAATCGGCGAACCTAAACTCTTGTCTGAGCCAGTTCCAGGCGCAGGCGCAGGCGAAATTCCCGATCCCTTTGAGTCCCCATTTCCATTCCCATCGTCCGTCACGAAACTGCCCGGAGCAGTGAAAGCTGCCGTAAATGACATTGTCGCTAATAGAACTGCCACCACTAGTTCTGTGTTGCGCCTGTCCTCATATGTTTTGTCCACCATCTCAACAGCAACCTCATGTTTCTCTGCACTCACCTTTGGAGCGCTGTACAAGAATGGCTTGCGATTGGAAGGATAACTGGCCAGAACTGAAATTATCTTGTCAGATTCGTGATAGTGCGTGTTCTCTCTCACGATATCAAAGGCCGTTAAGCCTGCCTTGTTGACAGCAAACTTGTTTATCCCCGCTATACAAAGCAACGACTTCACCATCTgaaaaatgcaaactcaaataagtTCATAAAAATTAAATGATCTATTGGAACTAACTATGCATAAAGATTTCTTCTACGGAAGTTCTTGCCGTGATGATTTTAATTTCTGTCTTCAGTAGAAATACTTTCAGTAATTTGACTCTATATATAGACGAGATTAGATTAAGAATCTACACAAACCCAAAACTTATATAGCTGTACACAGTAATTGGTTGAAAGAACAAACTTCAGCAGTGACAAACAGAGGTTTGTATAAAAAGAGACTTACATTCAAGTCTTTTTTCTTTGCTGCAATATGCAGTGGTGTGTCTCCTTCACTTATCCTCGAAAAAGGAGATTTCATTTCACCCGCATCTGTGTTTCCTCCACTTTTCACGGGCTCATCTTTTGGATCTTTCTTTTCAGCCGGATCTGTCTTTCCTCCACTTCGCAGAGGCTCTTCATGTGGAGGTTTGTCAAGTCCCTTGTTGACCAAGTATGATAAGCCTACCTCTTCGTTCAGGTAATCAACAATTCGCACTTGCCTAACTAGGGCAGCTAAGTGCAGAACGTTCATTCCACAACTATTCCGTATTTCGACAGCGTCTGGCCTCTCATTTATCAACTCTTGTACTGCTTCCAGATGACCCAATTTCGCTGCCACACAGATGGGAGTTTCTTGGCTGTCATTAACCCAATAACACAGTTCGGCCTCAAATTTTATTAACTTCTTTATTATATGCACGTAGTTTCTTTCAACAGCTATATGCAGAGCTGTGTTGCCAAGTTCGTCCTTACGTTGGATTAACTGCTTCGCATCTGATAAATTTagtatatgatcaactagatctgtAAAAGAAGCATCCAAAATCATTGCCTTAAGTTAGATAAGATGTTCTTCAAGAAGGGCCAAGGGTAAGAGAATGCCTAATTTACCTTTGTTGAAGCGATACAGACCTCAACTAATATAACAACATAAATACAGAATTCAACTAAATACACGAAGAAGTAAAGAAGAACTCATTGGTTATCAACTGTAAACGAACAGAAGCTGAAGTAAAATAGAAACAACATAATCAAACGACTTGAAAAAATAGAAAGAACTGAAACATGATAGACAATCATCCTCGTGTTATTTAAGATAAAGAAAAAATTGGGGACAAAATGATATTTGTCTTGAACCGTTAAATTAGGAGATGCTTAGCAGATACTTTTACAAACTTATAGGCAAAGAAATCCTAAAATCGAAATAAAATAACCTGAATCTCCTCTGTTTACTGCAACAGATAAACAGTTCCTCTTGTGCACCGTACTTTCGAGTAAGCTCGACGGAGATGCGTCAAATATTGCCTTCACTGTCTCTAAATTGCCGCTTTCGTAGGCTTTGAACAAAGCTGTTTCATCAAGCTTATTGCGGAGATCCACACCACTTTCTGGTTGTTGGAGTAGAATCTTCACAACGTTGGAGAAACCTCCCTGCGCAGCCAAGTGTAACGCAGTATCCTTTTCGGCATTGGTAGCATTCACAAGCAGAGGCTTCACTTCGGGATCGGTTTCCTTCAGAAGTTGACGATTGAGTTGCAGGAGCTGTTGAATGAAGTGTAGATTTCCTACACTAGCAGCCAAATGGAGAAGAGTATTTTCCCCTCCAGGTGTAATATTGTTGAGAGCTGCTTTAAGTTGGGAACTCAGTTGTTGATCGATCCTTAAACGCGTTACCGCAGCTTTGAAGGCGTCAGGATCGATCCTTCCGCCGAGTTGTTGACCCTCAGTGGCCATGCTAAATATCTGCCGTTACAGCCTTCAACACCAAGGCACGCTTCTTTGTAATAGGATTGAATAATACTACATTCAGTATTATGCCAGAAACTACATAATAGAATATGTGGTCTCAGTTTTTCCACAAGGGAAACATTAAAAATACAAGTATCCACATCTTACACTTCAGGGTTTCCACAACTTTAGTTGGAATCTCACTTTTTCTTTCGTTGGAACAGATACAACATTTTGACCTTGACTGGGTGCAAATAACCAGTGTTAATTAGCTTTGATTGGGTGCCAAGTAATTACTCTAGTTTGGTGCGAATAATATGACTATGGGGTGTTCTGCTAgaacattatttttttaatacTTGAAGTGATCCTACACGTCAAAATTACTACAACTTTTTCATAGTTGGAATGTCTATTTTTCTTAGATGAAAGTGTACattgaaatcaaatacaaattttttttatcatttataatttaataatttattctaTGTGAAATat
This genomic stretch from Cryptomeria japonica unplaced genomic scaffold, Sugi_1.0 HiC_scaffold_464, whole genome shotgun sequence harbors:
- the LOC131871801 gene encoding ankyrin repeat-containing protein At5g02620-like, with amino-acid sequence MATEGQQLGGRIDPDAFKAAVTRLRIDQQLSSQLKAALNNITPGGENTLLHLAASVGNLHFIQQLLQLNRQLLKETDPEVKPLLVNATNAEKDTALHLAAQGGFSNVVKILLQQPESGVDLRNKLDETALFKAYESGNLETVKAIFDASPSSLLESTVHKRNCLSVAVNRGDSDLVDHILNLSDAKQLIQRKDELGNTALHIAVERNYVHIIKKLIKFEAELCYWVNDSQETPICVAAKLGHLEAVQELINERPDAVEIRNSCGMNVLHLAALVRQVRIVDYLNEEVGLSYLVNKGLDKPPHEEPLRSGGKTDPAEKKDPKDEPVKSGGNTDAGEMKSPFSRISEGDTPLHIAAKKKDLNMVKSLLCIAGINKFAVNKAGLTAFDIVRENTHYHESDKIISVLASYPSNRKPFLYSAPKVSAEKHEVAVEMVDKTYEDRRNTELVVAVLLATMSFTAAFTAPGSFVTDDGNGNGDSKGSGISPAPAPGTGSDKSLGSPILLPLASFKVFLIFDCVAFFLSLLVVLMWQMSTPITTGNKVLFLCITNLLVCATFAFTAYGFMLAVYAMLSNMNPELAWFILGACLIICFCGNFTFFYMAAKFTVKKARFNHLNGLLPFLSDRLGEYVWIKLERWGLLDLVRRSKTKWLAILYYHSNENDK